Proteins encoded by one window of Gammaproteobacteria bacterium:
- a CDS encoding twin-arginine translocase TatA/TatE family subunit, which produces MDIGFWEMVVIGLLSLLVMGPEKWMSLAMETGRWYGRLQRSFRNVRKTVQAELEREESLSDTQKIQPGKSLPSAAPPRPRPEAPLPPADNEAKAEPEPR; this is translated from the coding sequence ATGGACATCGGCTTCTGGGAGATGGTGGTGATCGGCCTGCTGAGCCTGCTGGTTATGGGGCCGGAGAAATGGATGTCCCTGGCCATGGAAACGGGGCGCTGGTACGGCCGTCTGCAACGCTCCTTCCGCAACGTGCGCAAGACGGTACAGGCGGAACTGGAGCGAGAGGAATCCCTGTCGGATACGCAGAAGATCCAGCCCGGCAAAAGCCTCCCCAGCGCCGCGCCGCCGCGGCCGCGGCCGGAGGCCCCCCTGCCGCCCGCGGACAACGAGGCAAAGGCCGAGCCGGAGCCGCGTTAG
- a CDS encoding flavin reductase family protein — METEASDPAGLPSSPPFETEELRRALGCFATGVTIVTTLGPREEPLGITASSFNSVSLAPPLVLFGARKETYSLPAFLSANSFAVNVLTAEQQELSARFANSGKDKWRNVEYARVRGNGCPYFPNALAVFECRIHDTYEGGDHVIFIGRVQSFLANPERPPLLHYQGYYALMQPPRRPGHG; from the coding sequence ATGGAAACAGAAGCCAGCGATCCGGCAGGACTGCCGTCTTCTCCCCCATTCGAGACGGAGGAACTCCGCCGGGCCCTGGGCTGCTTTGCCACCGGGGTAACGATCGTGACCACCCTCGGCCCCCGGGAGGAGCCGCTGGGCATAACCGCGAGCTCTTTTAACTCGGTGTCCCTGGCGCCCCCGTTGGTGCTGTTCGGCGCGCGCAAGGAAACATACAGCCTGCCGGCATTTCTATCGGCGAATTCGTTCGCGGTCAACGTGCTGACCGCCGAGCAGCAAGAACTGTCGGCGCGCTTCGCAAACTCCGGAAAGGACAAGTGGCGGAACGTGGAATACGCCCGTGTCCGGGGCAACGGCTGCCCTTACTTCCCCAACGCCCTCGCGGTGTTCGAGTGCCGCATCCACGATACCTATGAGGGCGGGGACCATGTGATTTTCATAGGCCGGGTGCAGTCCTTCCTGGCCAACCCGGAGCGGCCGCCGCTGCTGCACTACCAGGGATATTACGCCCTTATGCAACCGCCGCGGCGGCCAGGACACGGTTAA
- the rpsL gene encoding 30S ribosomal protein S12, whose translation MVTINQLVRQPRRRQRKKSNVPSLHACPQKRGVCTRVYTTKPKKPNSALRKVARVRLTNGHEVTSYIGGEGHNLQEHSVILIRGGRVKDLPGVRYHTVRGTLDASGVGDRRQGRSKYGVKKPKA comes from the coding sequence ATGGTAACGATCAATCAATTGGTCAGGCAGCCGCGAAGGCGGCAGCGCAAGAAGTCCAATGTGCCTTCGTTGCATGCCTGCCCGCAGAAAAGAGGGGTCTGTACGCGGGTCTATACGACCAAGCCAAAGAAACCGAACTCCGCCCTGCGGAAGGTGGCCAGGGTGCGGTTGACGAATGGCCACGAGGTGACCAGTTATATCGGGGGGGAAGGGCACAACCTGCAGGAGCACTCCGTGATCTTGATCCGCGGCGGCCGGGTCAAGGACCTGCCGGGCGTGCGTTACCACACCGTCCGGGGCACCCTGGATGCCTCCGGCGTCGGCGACCGGCGCCAGGGGCGGTCCAAGTACGGCGTCAAGAAGCCCAAGGCATAG
- the rpsG gene encoding 30S ribosomal protein S7 has protein sequence MSRRRVASKREVAAELKYGDRVLARFINIVMRSGKKSVAEKIVYSALERVRSQGEGGPLQVFHKAVENVRPMVEVKSRRVGGATYQIPIEIRADRSTALAMRWLVQAAKRRREGAGMGRRLARELEEAAEQRGMAFKKREDTHRMAEANKAFTHYRW, from the coding sequence ATGTCCAGAAGGAGAGTGGCCAGCAAGCGGGAGGTTGCCGCGGAACTCAAGTACGGAGACCGGGTTCTCGCCAGGTTCATCAATATCGTTATGAGGAGCGGGAAGAAATCCGTGGCCGAGAAGATTGTTTACAGCGCGCTCGAGCGGGTGCGGTCTCAGGGCGAGGGCGGTCCCCTGCAGGTGTTCCACAAAGCGGTGGAGAACGTGCGCCCGATGGTGGAGGTCAAATCCAGGCGGGTCGGGGGGGCGACGTACCAGATCCCCATTGAGATTCGCGCCGACCGCAGCACTGCCCTCGCTATGCGCTGGCTGGTACAGGCGGCCAAGCGCCGGCGCGAGGGGGCCGGCATGGGCAGGAGGCTGGCCCGGGAACTGGAGGAGGCCGCCGAACAGCGCGGCATGGCCTTTAAGAAGCGTGAGGATACGCATCGGATGGCGGAGGCGAACAAGGCCTTCACGCACTACCGCTGGTAA